The region CGTTATAGGTTACTGTATCACCGACTCGAACAAACGGCAGCGTCTTATCCTGCTGACCGGCAAAGAGATAACGGTCACCCATCTTAGAATTGGCAATATTTATAGCCTGGTTTATCAAGCCGTCCATTTCAGCGGCAATAGCCTGATAAGCCTCAGCAGGCTTAGTACCGTCGGCACTGATCGTCAGCTCTTTAAACCGGGTAGCGATTGAGTTCAAATCAGTTATGGCGCCGTCGGTATTTTCCATCCAGGACATGGCATCGCTAAGATGCTGGGTATATTGCTCATTCTCAATCAGGCTGGTATTAAAGCGCAAGCTGCGGATAGCTCTGACGGGGTCGTCGGAGGGCCGGTGGATCTGTTTGCCATCTGACAGTTGTTCCTGGATTTCGTTCTGGCGCTGCAGTGATTTATTTAAGCTTGTCAAAAAATTATACGTTATCATGTTATTCGTAACACGCATACTGGCTCAGTTACCTCCCCACAACGCCGGTACCGTTGATAAGTTTGTCAAGCATTTCGTCCATTGTCGTCAAAACCCTGGCGGCGGCGTTATATCCTTTTTGGAATCTGATCATATTGGTCATTTCTTCGTCCATATTGACGCCTGCTACCGACTCACGCCAATTAGTAATTTGGTTTACCAATGTGGACTGGTTGTCGGTCAGGCGTTTGGCGTTTTCCGACTGGACGCCGAGAGCGCCGATAAACGACGAATAGAAAGTATCCAGGGAAGAATTGCCGATGGTAGCCGAAGTATCGACCTTTAATCTGTTAGCCAGGTTTATGGCGTTGTCGCCGGCGGCATTGCCCTGCGGATCCTTGGGAATAGTGAAAGTATAGGTATCACCGGTAGTATTGGCGGAATTAGCGGCAATCTGAATGGTTATCCCGTTAGGCATTCCGCCCAAATAGAATTTTTGCGGCCCTGCTACCGGTGTGTAGGCCGTGGCAGCTGCGGTCCAGGTTGATCCGCCGTCTGTCGAATATTGAACACCTGTTACGACTCCGTCAGCAACGGCAGTTATTTTTACTTGATAGTCAACCGGCGGCGTAATACCGGTGTAATCCCCGCCAATGACGGCCTTGCCGCCTGCCGGCCGGCTCTGGTCAACCACCGGACTGCCCACCATGGTCTTGGCGGCAATTTTGGCTGTACCGGCAGCCGGGTCGAACAGATCATCATTAACCTTTAAATTGGCTATCCATTGATAGCTTTTCGGGCTGTCTGTCCCGAAAAGGTAGTTATAGTTGGCCGCATTGTTATAGTCGGTATAGCTGCTGTTGCCGCTAATGCCGAAAAAGTTATAGTTGGTCGAACCATCTGTGCCGAACCCGTCGCGTTGGACAGCGTTAAATTCCTGCAACAGAAACTGGCTCATGGACGCCAGTTTATTCAAATACCCCTTTGCCCCGGAGTCAACAGAATCCCGGGATTCAATGAGTCCCTTAACCTCACCGCCGGTAAAATTAATAACCACTCCGCTCGCTGAATCAACAACATCCACAACTTCATAGTTATAGTCCGGATCAAGGCGGGACTTGGTCGCAAGCTTATTGACACTGGTACCACTGACCAATAATGTATTTGAGGTCTGAATAATGTAGTTGCCGGCCTGGTCTTCATTGACCCTGATATTCATCAGGCCGGACAACTGGTCAACAAGATAATCGCGCCTGTCTCGCAGGTCGTTGGCATTATCGGTTTTACCGGTTTCTATGGAGGTAATCTGCTTGTTCAAGGACAGTATTTCCAAAGTTATCTGGTTTATTTTATCTACCTTAATTTCGATAACGCTGTTAATGTCTGCTACCATATCCCGCAGCTGGGTGTTAGCATGCTGAATGGCATCTGCCAGTTCAACGCCACGCTCCCGCAGAGCCGTACGGGCGCCATTATCAGACGCATTAGTTGATAGGGTGTTCCACGCCTTCCAAAATTCATTTAATACTGATTGGATGCCTGTCCCGCTGGAATCATTGAAAACACCTTCGATTTTTCCCAGGGTATCTTGTATTGCTTGTCCATAGCCCAGTGACGAGCTTTCTTTCCACATTTGCTGATCAATAAATGTATCCCTGGCCCTGGTAACCGACTGAACAGTTACGCCGGTACCGACCTGGAGAGTACCGTTACTGCCGTAGAGGGTTGTTGGGCTGGTAGTGGCAAGATTTACCCGTTGCCGCGAGAAGCCGTCGGTGCCGGCGTTGGCAATATTATGACCGACAGTGTCCAGTGACAATTGCTGGGCATAGAGACCCCGGACAACTGTATTTAAACCGCCGAATGTAGAACTCATATCATTTCCTCCGTTAGATGCCGCTCATAGATTACGCCCTGGTGTCCAAAATTGACCGGGTAGGACCGGTGGGTGCAGCCTGGCCTTTAGGCGCGTAGGTCGTTCCGGCGGTATTTTGACTCAGGAGATTGATACTAAAATTAATAAAGTCCAAAGATTGCTGGATGAGTTTGGTATTGAGCTCATTGAGTTCAGCCAGTTCACCGGTAACTTTAGCGAATTTTTCACCAATCAACTTTAGTTTTTCCGCTGTTTCGTTGTCGGCGCGTTCAGTAAGTACCGACAGCGCGGTTTCTCCCGGAGCTAAACCCAGCATTGCGGCAAGCTCGCTTGTAAGCGTCATGCGCAATGGTTCCAGTTTACCCGCTTCGATAATGAGGACTTCTTCCTGTTTAGTCAGCAGATCAAGTTCTTGAGGTTTGGCCGCTGCCAAAATATCGCGCTTTTGCCGGCTAAGCTTTAGAAGTGCTTGATATATTTCAAGGGTCTGGTTCAAGAGAATGATCAGTTCATCCCACATTGTCAACACTAATTAACAGCCCCCCATTTTCTAGTACAGACGCTCGTTCTTGGAATATGCAATAATCCTTTCGGCCAATTCTTTGGCGTTAACCTTGTATTCGCCGCTGGCAATCCGTTCAGACAAATCTTGTACTTTATCGTCCCGCACGTCAGGCAAACCCTTAATGGTCCGGACAATCTGGCTCAATTCCTGGGCCTGACTGGATAAAATGACTTCGTCGGGACGCTGGGACGAACCTGCGCCTTGGTTTTTGGAAATTTTTGCCGTTTTGGTTTGCTCACCGTAGACTTTGGCAATATTTTGGATGTTTTTGATATTCATGACGCGACGCACCTCACAACTCGGGAATTCTTACTATTAATATCGTCAAAAATGACGGGGTTATTAATCCCCGCCACAGACAATCAGCGATAATTACCGCCCTCTATCATGCTATATCAAACCCTTACTCAAAATATCAACGCTGTCTTTAATCCGGTTCTCTTCCATACATGCGGGAACGGATTTTCGTGAGCGGCTGCTGTTCCGGAGGCCGTTCATCCGGCTTAAGCTGGTCCAGGATATTTTTACTGCATTTTTCGCACAGACGCCCCTCATCAATAAGTGTGCCACAGCTTTCGCATGGGTAGGATATACTGTTGCCGATAATGCGGCCGCTGCGGATGAGCCGCAGTATAATTTTATGCTTAACCCCGGTTGCCTGGTGGATTTCCTCCAGTGTGGCCTTGTCAACATCTTTCAGATATTCTATTACTTTTTCCGCATCCGCTTCCTGTTTGCGGTAACAATCCGGGCAAAGCAACGCGGTATTTTCTAAATAAAGCTTACCACATTCCGGACAATTGCCGAGTCCCATAGCGCTGCCTCCTTTATCCTTGTTAACAGCTATTATATCATTATTTTCACTCAAAGTCCTAGGCCTTCAGACTCATTTCAAAAATAATAGACATTTTTTCTGTGTTCAAGCAGGATTATGACGTTTTTTGGCTAATTAACATTATTGCTTATTTTGCACGTGTTAATCTTATTTTCAAAATATCTTCCCAAAAATCTACAGAGAATGTTTGAATCTCTGAGAAAGGCAGTTTGTCGTGGATATGCTAACGCTCATGCAGGACCCGGAAGCTTATGCCGGCGATACTGAAACAGTTAACGGCATAATTGCGAATTTTATG is a window of Sporomusaceae bacterium ACPt DNA encoding:
- the flgK gene encoding Flagellar hook-associated protein 1 translates to MSSTFGGLNTVVRGLYAQQLSLDTVGHNIANAGTDGFSRQRVNLATTSPTTLYGSNGTLQVGTGVTVQSVTRARDTFIDQQMWKESSSLGYGQAIQDTLGKIEGVFNDSSGTGIQSVLNEFWKAWNTLSTNASDNGARTALRERGVELADAIQHANTQLRDMVADINSVIEIKVDKINQITLEILSLNKQITSIETGKTDNANDLRDRRDYLVDQLSGLMNIRVNEDQAGNYIIQTSNTLLVSGTSVNKLATKSRLDPDYNYEVVDVVDSASGVVINFTGGEVKGLIESRDSVDSGAKGYLNKLASMSQFLLQEFNAVQRDGFGTDGSTNYNFFGISGNSSYTDYNNAANYNYLFGTDSPKSYQWIANLKVNDDLFDPAAGTAKIAAKTMVGSPVVDQSRPAGGKAVIGGDYTGITPPVDYQVKITAVADGVVTGVQYSTDGGSTWTAAATAYTPVAGPQKFYLGGMPNGITIQIAANSANTTGDTYTFTIPKDPQGNAAGDNAINLANRLKVDTSATIGNSSLDTFYSSFIGALGVQSENAKRLTDNQSTLVNQITNWRESVAGVNMDEEMTNMIRFQKGYNAAARVLTTMDEMLDKLINGTGVVGR